In Prosthecochloris sp. GSB1, the following proteins share a genomic window:
- the cobN gene encoding cobaltochelatase subunit CobN → MKPFSLCYFSVNPSEVATLSAGVRRYHDEGGKAEVKARIAAQLSSPGQKASFARSAASSDAIVIRLMGGKASFPAFDEFLDLCAERRGEGKSTPIIVIHAGGGDDEAVELAREHSALFGTDEGERVRKYLQNGGVLNFANLLRYFHTLIHGEGDEAEEPVEMPHEGIYHPDWPAFDDFEGYLARHIDPTRPTIGIWFYQNYFVDADLAAYDCLIRQIEERGANVIAVFHHRFRDALRGNKGADYVAEHFFRRPDGTSRIDALINPMLFSLTLASPDYRSILPELDVPYIQAFNTFQSREQWEKSVQGLGTMEVSFNAAQPEFDGTLMGVPFSTRENQGIDPLTGGEMLKIMPIEERVSKLTDMALRWAALRRKPNDEKRIAIIFHHYPPRNDRIGCAAGLDSFESIRLLLERMEEEGYVVGRQYENGDELAKELVSRMTCDQRWLTPEQMAEKAEASAGREAFMPWHEALPSATKKRMTTEWGEMPGELFVHDDRLLFPGTVNGNVFITIQPARGKLERQDQMLHDPDIPPPHHYLAHYRWMRDVFKADAVIHVGTHGSLEWLPGKALGLSEECYPDLAIMDLPNIYPYIINNPSEGTQAKRRSNCCIIDHMTPVFTNADLYEEMADLDNHLRNYAEARNSDPGKLDVLRPMIWEAVLKADFDKDTGYTREEAFADFEKFLEVLHSALDEIADTMIADGLHTMGVAPDGDRLVELLVQLTRLEQGGVPSLRESIIEAMGFDYDELLAHKGSPVFGPDDKTGGTLIGEAHKHALAMVKLLASKGYGEDAPEAVRSEMPALATRAVMEGLSYICTDLLPRLLKVTDEIDSSLKGFSGRFVEPGPSGAPTRGQADILPTGRNYFTIDPQRIPTKAAWKVGCSLGDALVGRYLEEKGEYPRSIGIILFGGATMRSGGDDLAEIFYLMGVRPVWKPGSGYVSGVEIIPLNELGRPRLDVMPRISGFFRDAFPLLVDRIDDAVRMVAALDEPPESNLLRRNVLIDVEEYRKQGMNDREALREASFRVFGCPPGTYGAGVEELIESKNWKTRDDLAANYIRYSSHAYGRGSYGKQKPDTFKRVLSRMDATVKNEDTREYDMFSCTDYYNYYGGLITAARSQRGALPEAYVGDSSDPSRTQVRTTFEEARHIFRSRLLNPKWLDGLKRHGYKGAGDISKMMDVILGWDATAEVVEDWMYERVAGKYVLDEEMKQWMQEVNPYARQNILDKLLEAISRGMWNATEETKLRLQEEYLETEGEIEEINE, encoded by the coding sequence ATGAAACCATTCTCGCTCTGCTATTTCAGCGTCAACCCTTCTGAAGTCGCCACGCTGAGCGCCGGTGTGCGGCGCTATCACGACGAGGGCGGCAAGGCGGAGGTGAAGGCCCGTATTGCCGCCCAGCTCTCCTCGCCCGGGCAGAAGGCCTCGTTTGCACGGAGTGCGGCCTCATCGGATGCGATCGTTATCCGTCTCATGGGTGGCAAGGCCTCCTTTCCCGCATTCGACGAGTTTCTCGACCTGTGCGCCGAACGGCGTGGCGAGGGCAAATCAACACCGATCATCGTGATCCATGCCGGAGGCGGGGACGATGAAGCGGTCGAACTCGCCCGGGAGCACAGCGCCCTGTTCGGCACCGACGAGGGGGAGCGAGTCCGGAAGTATCTCCAGAACGGCGGCGTGCTGAACTTCGCGAACCTGCTCCGCTATTTCCACACCCTGATCCACGGTGAAGGCGATGAGGCCGAAGAGCCAGTCGAAATGCCGCACGAGGGTATCTATCACCCCGACTGGCCGGCGTTCGACGACTTCGAGGGGTACCTTGCAAGGCATATCGATCCTACCAGACCGACCATCGGCATCTGGTTTTACCAGAACTACTTCGTCGATGCCGATCTTGCCGCCTACGACTGCCTGATTCGCCAGATCGAGGAGCGCGGAGCCAACGTGATTGCGGTGTTCCACCACCGGTTTCGCGATGCCCTGCGCGGCAACAAGGGGGCGGACTACGTTGCCGAGCACTTTTTCCGCAGGCCTGACGGCACCAGCCGGATCGATGCGCTCATCAATCCCATGCTTTTCTCCCTCACGCTCGCCTCGCCGGATTACCGGAGCATTCTGCCGGAGCTCGACGTGCCGTACATACAGGCGTTCAACACCTTCCAGAGCCGGGAGCAGTGGGAGAAGAGCGTGCAGGGACTCGGCACGATGGAGGTCTCCTTCAACGCCGCGCAGCCCGAGTTCGACGGTACGCTCATGGGAGTGCCCTTCTCGACAAGGGAGAATCAGGGGATCGATCCCCTCACCGGCGGCGAAATGCTCAAAATCATGCCGATCGAAGAGCGCGTTTCGAAGCTGACCGACATGGCACTCCGCTGGGCCGCGCTTCGCCGCAAGCCCAACGACGAGAAGCGTATTGCCATCATCTTCCACCACTACCCGCCGCGCAACGACCGTATCGGATGCGCGGCGGGGCTGGACAGCTTCGAGAGCATCAGGCTGCTGCTCGAACGGATGGAAGAGGAGGGCTACGTCGTCGGGCGGCAGTACGAGAATGGCGACGAACTGGCCAAGGAGCTGGTTTCGCGCATGACCTGCGACCAGCGCTGGCTGACCCCGGAGCAGATGGCCGAAAAGGCTGAGGCGAGCGCGGGCCGGGAGGCCTTCATGCCGTGGCACGAGGCGCTTCCGTCGGCCACGAAAAAGCGGATGACCACCGAGTGGGGGGAGATGCCGGGCGAGCTGTTCGTGCACGACGACCGCCTGCTCTTTCCGGGCACGGTCAACGGCAATGTCTTCATTACCATCCAGCCCGCGCGCGGCAAGCTCGAGCGCCAGGACCAGATGCTGCACGATCCGGACATTCCGCCGCCGCACCACTACTTGGCCCACTACCGCTGGATGCGGGATGTCTTCAAGGCCGACGCCGTGATACACGTCGGCACGCACGGCTCTCTTGAATGGCTGCCCGGCAAGGCGCTCGGCCTCTCGGAGGAGTGCTATCCCGATCTGGCGATCATGGATCTGCCGAACATCTACCCCTACATCATCAACAATCCGAGCGAAGGGACGCAGGCCAAGCGGCGGTCGAACTGCTGTATCATCGACCACATGACGCCGGTCTTCACCAACGCCGACCTGTACGAGGAGATGGCCGATCTCGACAACCATCTCCGGAACTACGCCGAGGCGCGCAACAGCGATCCAGGCAAGCTCGACGTGCTTCGTCCCATGATCTGGGAGGCGGTGCTGAAGGCCGATTTCGACAAGGATACCGGCTACACCCGCGAGGAGGCGTTTGCCGATTTCGAGAAGTTCCTCGAAGTGCTGCACTCCGCGCTCGACGAGATTGCCGATACCATGATCGCCGACGGCCTGCACACGATGGGAGTCGCGCCCGATGGCGACCGGCTGGTCGAGCTGCTGGTTCAGCTCACGCGACTGGAGCAGGGGGGCGTGCCCTCCCTGCGGGAGTCGATCATCGAGGCGATGGGCTTCGACTACGACGAACTGCTGGCCCACAAGGGCTCGCCGGTGTTCGGCCCCGACGACAAGACCGGAGGTACGTTGATCGGCGAGGCGCACAAGCATGCACTCGCGATGGTGAAGCTCCTTGCGTCGAAAGGCTATGGCGAAGATGCCCCGGAAGCGGTGCGCTCGGAGATGCCCGCGCTTGCGACCAGGGCGGTCATGGAGGGATTGAGCTACATCTGCACCGATCTGTTGCCCCGCCTTCTGAAGGTGACCGACGAGATCGACTCCTCCCTGAAGGGTTTTTCCGGACGCTTTGTCGAACCTGGTCCGTCGGGAGCGCCCACCCGCGGGCAGGCCGACATCCTGCCGACGGGCAGGAACTACTTCACCATCGACCCCCAGCGCATTCCCACCAAGGCGGCCTGGAAGGTCGGGTGCAGCCTTGGCGACGCCCTTGTCGGGCGTTACCTCGAAGAGAAGGGGGAGTACCCCCGCAGCATCGGCATCATCCTGTTCGGCGGCGCGACCATGCGCTCCGGCGGCGACGACCTGGCCGAAATCTTCTACCTCATGGGGGTCAGGCCGGTCTGGAAGCCGGGGAGCGGCTATGTGAGCGGGGTGGAGATCATCCCCCTGAACGAGCTGGGAAGGCCGAGGCTCGATGTGATGCCCCGCATCTCCGGCTTTTTCCGCGACGCCTTCCCGCTGCTGGTCGATCGCATCGACGACGCCGTCAGGATGGTCGCCGCGCTCGACGAGCCTCCGGAAAGCAACCTGCTCCGGCGCAATGTACTAATCGACGTCGAGGAGTACCGGAAGCAGGGTATGAACGACCGGGAGGCGCTGCGCGAAGCTTCGTTCCGCGTCTTCGGCTGCCCTCCCGGCACCTACGGCGCGGGCGTCGAGGAGCTGATAGAATCGAAAAACTGGAAAACCCGGGACGATCTGGCAGCCAACTACATCCGCTACTCCTCCCACGCCTACGGGCGGGGATCGTACGGCAAGCAGAAGCCCGACACTTTCAAGCGGGTGCTCTCCCGCATGGACGCCACGGTCAAGAACGAGGATACGCGCGAGTACGACATGTTCTCCTGCACCGACTACTACAACTACTACGGCGGCCTTATCACGGCAGCCAGGAGTCAGCGGGGCGCGCTGCCCGAAGCCTACGTGGGCGACAGTTCCGACCCGTCACGTACCCAGGTGCGCACTACCTTCGAGGAGGCCAGGCACATCTTCCGCTCGCGCCTGCTCAACCCGAAATGGCTCGACGGGCTGAAACGCCATGGCTACAAGGGGGCGGGTGACATCTCCAAGATGATGGATGTCATTCTTGGCTGGGACGCCACCGCCGAGGTGGTCGAAGACTGGATGTACGAGCGCGTTGCGGGCAAGTATGTGCTGGACGAGGAGATGAAACAATGGATGCAGGAGGTTAATCCCTATGCGCGGCAGAACATTCTCGACAAGCTGCTCGAGGCCATAAGCAGGGGTATGTGGAACGCAACCGAGGAGACTAAGCTGCGTCTGCAGGAGGAGTATCTGGAAACCGAAGGTGAGATCGAGGAGATCAACGAGTGA
- a CDS encoding TonB-dependent receptor plug domain-containing protein, with the protein MKIFCAVLCCTFSITLVVEGLMARERDGRLIITAEEIRAMNVQKIDDLLNRIPGVKAGESSVSIRGSSNVKVMLDGRSINDQTSHSGSVKWSMISLETIESIEVIKGGGSTSYGDNTGGGVIVITSKSSDHIEGSVSGYLGNDGQKNASFGVRGRKNRLSASFSAGYEDAEGFTVNDDKRRRRAGARIEYRFPADVSLFLSGEYNDENKGLRGYPERRTPNSRKEYDDVSLLFGQNYGSASGRTWYSVSRTVSTDPDRALSATLEVSRAGQSLDAPFALPLLGDVTGGLGYEWKEASGSGISSTDEEHAWVFLSRTMRFGSGPWSLKAGARANRYSAFSSTVNPEMNIRYQGKTVSAGVAYSRASNLPSFRERFYESSVTKPNPDLEMERATNYAFSFSVSPDSSLTFDASLFYRDITDRITYVRNIETNTGRYENFGEVTYKGFEVSVSWRPSDVLECTPSYSYLHAMNEETGFWLPAKPFHTIMADVVFRPAKDWSFRTTVKYSGRTYADSQNTMTQPAYTVVDARADYTIGDLTLYCDIDNLLDETYLYTDGYDAPPREWVVGMNYNF; encoded by the coding sequence ATGAAAATTTTCTGCGCAGTTCTCTGCTGCACTTTTTCAATCACTCTTGTCGTGGAGGGCCTTATGGCCCGGGAACGTGACGGGAGGCTGATCATCACGGCCGAGGAGATTCGTGCGATGAATGTGCAGAAGATCGACGATCTGCTCAACCGTATTCCCGGGGTGAAAGCGGGGGAGTCTTCCGTTTCCATCCGTGGTTCTTCAAATGTCAAGGTGATGCTCGACGGCCGGTCGATCAATGATCAGACATCCCATTCGGGATCGGTCAAGTGGTCCATGATTTCACTCGAGACCATCGAGAGCATCGAAGTGATCAAGGGGGGCGGCAGCACGTCCTACGGAGACAATACGGGCGGAGGGGTTATTGTTATCACCTCCAAAAGCTCCGATCATATCGAGGGTTCTGTCAGCGGGTATCTGGGAAATGACGGACAGAAGAATGCTTCGTTCGGTGTAAGGGGGCGTAAGAACCGTTTATCGGCAAGCTTTTCCGCGGGCTACGAGGATGCGGAGGGGTTTACCGTCAACGACGACAAGAGGCGACGCCGTGCCGGGGCCCGGATCGAGTACCGGTTTCCGGCCGATGTGTCGCTTTTTCTTTCGGGAGAATACAATGACGAGAACAAGGGGCTGAGAGGGTATCCCGAAAGGAGGACGCCCAATTCCAGGAAAGAGTATGACGACGTGTCGCTGCTCTTCGGACAGAATTATGGTTCGGCTTCGGGAAGAACGTGGTATTCCGTTTCACGCACCGTCAGCACGGACCCGGACAGGGCCCTCTCTGCCACGCTCGAAGTTTCGAGGGCGGGCCAGAGCCTCGATGCGCCGTTCGCCCTCCCCCTGCTGGGCGATGTCACCGGCGGTTTGGGCTACGAGTGGAAAGAAGCCTCCGGCTCAGGCATAAGCTCGACCGACGAGGAGCATGCATGGGTATTTCTCTCCAGGACCATGCGGTTCGGGTCGGGGCCCTGGTCTCTGAAGGCCGGCGCGAGGGCCAACCGCTACTCGGCTTTTTCCTCTACCGTCAATCCGGAGATGAACATTCGTTACCAGGGCAAGACTGTTTCCGCCGGGGTTGCATACAGCCGGGCGAGCAATCTTCCCTCTTTCAGGGAACGCTTCTACGAGTCGTCGGTCACAAAGCCGAATCCCGATCTGGAGATGGAGCGGGCCACGAATTACGCGTTTTCCTTTTCCGTTTCCCCGGATTCTTCCTTGACGTTCGATGCGTCGCTGTTTTACCGCGATATCACCGACAGGATTACGTACGTGAGAAACATCGAGACGAATACCGGACGCTACGAAAATTTCGGGGAAGTGACCTACAAAGGTTTCGAGGTGTCGGTGTCATGGAGACCCTCGGACGTGCTCGAATGCACCCCCTCATACAGTTATCTGCATGCCATGAACGAGGAGACGGGCTTCTGGCTTCCGGCCAAACCGTTTCATACGATCATGGCGGATGTTGTGTTCCGGCCCGCAAAAGACTGGTCCTTCAGGACGACGGTGAAATACAGCGGCCGGACCTACGCGGATTCGCAAAACACCATGACCCAGCCTGCGTACACCGTTGTCGATGCGCGGGCCGATTACACTATCGGAGACCTGACCCTGTATTGTGACATCGACAATCTTCTGGATGAAACCTATCTCTACACCGACGGCTACGATGCTCCACCCAGAGAGTGGGTCGTCGGGATGAACTATAATTTTTGA
- a CDS encoding magnesium chelatase subunit D family protein: MHSQLYPFAAVIGQEELKHALLLNAVNPRIGGVVIRGEKGTAKSTTVRALGKLLPPVDESAPEGEERSRVITLPLNATEDMVAGGIDFHCTMRDGCRVFQPGLLARADKGILYIDEVNLLDDHIVNLVLDAAASGENRVEREGISFCHLASFVLVGTMNPEEGELRPQLLDRFGFCVEVSAEHDAEKRVEMMLCRESFDENREAFIASYGNENERIAGKILAARRMLPAVRMPSHLRGFISELCRSNNVAGHRADLVIEQAARATAAYRGSSVVEVDDITAVASLALSHRRRDPVPPSPPPEPPRSRERQNQDEQPEQDRGNEEREQAGPDERQDDGGQGSPDGRSGPEERSSENRTDEQQQKDPEQSEDGDDADEAALPEQVFEIAAPFRVRPISSPKDRAMRRGSGKRSRSRVSQKQGRYTKSTMKRRNNDIALDATLRAAAPFQRHRENLNDMAVILHDEDIREKIREKRLGNLLIFVVDASGSMGAKGRMAASKGAVMSLLIDAYQKRDKLAMVSFRKDSATVNLPVTSSVELAAKLLREMPVGGRTPFSAGLVKGYEIARNHLLKEPDARPMIIMVTDGKANKALGDRKPLEEVFDLSLKIAGEERIRFLVVDTEEPGLVNFGLARKIAGMLQAEYFKIDDLQADTLLNIVKNTTS; this comes from the coding sequence ATGCATTCACAGCTTTATCCCTTCGCCGCGGTAATCGGCCAGGAAGAACTCAAGCATGCACTGCTGCTTAATGCGGTAAATCCCCGTATCGGGGGAGTTGTCATTCGCGGGGAGAAAGGAACCGCGAAGTCGACGACGGTAAGGGCCCTTGGCAAACTGCTGCCTCCTGTCGATGAATCCGCGCCGGAAGGTGAAGAGCGTTCACGGGTGATTACCCTGCCGCTCAACGCTACGGAAGATATGGTGGCGGGCGGCATCGATTTTCACTGCACCATGCGTGACGGATGCAGGGTTTTTCAGCCGGGCCTTCTGGCAAGGGCGGACAAGGGGATTCTGTATATCGACGAGGTCAACCTGCTTGACGATCACATTGTCAATCTTGTGCTCGATGCAGCGGCTTCAGGAGAAAATCGCGTCGAGCGCGAAGGGATATCATTCTGCCATCTAGCCTCTTTCGTGCTTGTCGGCACCATGAATCCCGAAGAGGGTGAGCTGCGTCCCCAGCTGCTCGACCGGTTCGGTTTCTGCGTCGAGGTTTCCGCTGAACATGATGCGGAGAAACGCGTGGAGATGATGTTGTGCAGGGAATCGTTCGATGAGAACCGCGAAGCCTTCATCGCCTCGTACGGCAATGAAAATGAACGGATAGCCGGGAAGATCCTCGCGGCAAGGCGGATGTTGCCTGCTGTCAGGATGCCTTCCCATCTGCGTGGTTTCATTTCCGAGCTCTGTCGCAGCAACAACGTTGCAGGCCACCGGGCGGACCTTGTTATCGAGCAGGCGGCAAGAGCCACTGCCGCCTATCGCGGCTCGAGTGTCGTCGAGGTCGATGATATTACGGCTGTGGCGTCTCTTGCCCTTTCGCACCGCCGGAGGGATCCGGTCCCTCCTTCTCCTCCTCCTGAACCGCCACGGTCCCGGGAGCGGCAGAATCAGGATGAACAGCCCGAACAGGATCGGGGAAACGAAGAGCGGGAACAGGCCGGCCCGGATGAACGGCAGGATGACGGTGGGCAGGGCTCCCCCGATGGACGGTCCGGGCCGGAAGAGCGCTCTTCAGAGAATCGGACAGACGAACAGCAGCAAAAGGATCCTGAACAGAGCGAGGATGGTGATGATGCCGATGAGGCGGCCTTGCCCGAACAGGTGTTCGAGATAGCCGCTCCCTTCAGGGTTCGTCCGATCAGTTCTCCCAAAGACCGCGCGATGCGACGTGGTTCCGGCAAACGTTCCCGTTCCAGGGTGTCGCAGAAGCAGGGCCGCTACACGAAAAGCACCATGAAGCGCAGAAACAACGATATCGCTCTCGATGCGACGCTGCGCGCCGCGGCGCCTTTCCAGCGGCATCGGGAGAATCTCAATGACATGGCGGTGATCCTGCACGATGAAGATATTCGTGAGAAGATCCGCGAAAAGCGTCTGGGGAATCTCCTGATCTTTGTTGTCGACGCCAGCGGTTCCATGGGGGCCAAGGGAAGAATGGCCGCATCGAAAGGAGCGGTCATGTCCCTGTTGATCGATGCTTACCAGAAGCGCGACAAGCTTGCCATGGTTTCGTTCCGCAAGGACTCGGCGACGGTCAATCTGCCCGTGACATCGTCGGTCGAACTGGCAGCGAAACTGCTCAGGGAGATGCCTGTCGGAGGCAGGACCCCTTTTTCGGCCGGCCTGGTGAAGGGCTACGAAATCGCACGCAACCATCTTCTCAAAGAACCCGATGCACGCCCGATGATCATCATGGTGACGGACGGCAAGGCAAACAAGGCGCTCGGCGACCGTAAACCCCTCGAGGAGGTCTTCGATCTTTCACTGAAAATCGCCGGTGAAGAACGCATCCGTTTTCTCGTGGTCGATACCGAAGAGCCGGGGCTGGTGAACTTCGGACTTGCCCGCAAGATAGCCGGCATGCTGCAGGCTGAGTATTTCAAAATCGACGATCTGCAGGCCGATACTCTTCTGAACATTGTAAAAAATACAACATCATGA
- a CDS encoding radical SAM/SPASM domain-containing protein encodes MTQSKISSLMLAVTRSCNLSCVYCYEGAGEAAGRPMSGKTVEKALSLVAASGKPFHVQITGGEPLLAPDTVLAVLEVIRRRRFPATVAIQTNGVLLDREMAMALKASGTAVGVSVDGLPATQETLRGQGSATWRAMKLLDSEEVPFSITTVLTSANVTGLSRLAMALHSMPSALAVGLDPLVRKGSALHEPGVQPPDPDRLREGITRLLETLDFLNRQRARPLVFRERELLLRTIGRERPGPYCQACTGSSLAVTPGGELYPCTQTMGDPAFLLGTLDRPGAFESSLSSGCAREHESCDGCELQGRCPGDCPSRLHYNCEKTPGQACTLYRTIYDYSRKKGEIA; translated from the coding sequence ATGACGCAGTCGAAAATTTCCTCTCTCATGCTTGCGGTGACCCGGTCCTGCAATCTTTCCTGCGTCTACTGTTATGAAGGCGCGGGTGAAGCTGCCGGGCGGCCCATGAGCGGAAAAACGGTTGAAAAAGCGCTCAGCCTTGTCGCGGCATCGGGCAAGCCGTTTCATGTACAGATAACCGGAGGTGAGCCTCTTCTGGCGCCCGATACGGTTCTTGCCGTTCTCGAAGTAATAAGGCGCAGACGTTTTCCCGCGACCGTTGCCATTCAGACCAACGGCGTGTTGCTCGACAGGGAGATGGCCATGGCGCTGAAAGCATCGGGAACGGCTGTCGGGGTCAGCGTCGATGGTCTGCCCGCCACGCAGGAAACGTTGCGTGGGCAGGGTTCGGCGACCTGGAGAGCGATGAAGCTGCTCGACAGCGAAGAGGTGCCGTTCAGCATTACCACCGTGCTTACCTCGGCCAACGTGACCGGGCTTTCGCGGCTGGCGATGGCGCTGCATTCGATGCCTTCAGCATTGGCTGTCGGCCTCGATCCGCTCGTGCGGAAAGGATCGGCGCTACACGAGCCCGGTGTGCAGCCGCCCGATCCCGACCGGCTTCGCGAGGGCATTACCAGGCTGCTCGAGACGCTCGATTTTCTGAACCGGCAACGCGCGAGACCGCTCGTGTTCCGCGAACGGGAGCTGTTGCTCCGGACGATCGGTCGGGAGCGTCCGGGGCCCTATTGTCAGGCCTGTACCGGTTCGAGCCTGGCCGTCACGCCCGGCGGGGAGCTCTATCCCTGCACGCAGACCATGGGCGATCCGGCCTTTCTGCTCGGCACGCTCGACCGGCCCGGTGCGTTCGAGTCGTCCCTGTCGTCCGGATGCGCCCGTGAGCACGAGTCATGCGACGGGTGCGAACTTCAGGGGCGTTGCCCCGGCGATTGCCCGTCGCGGCTCCATTATAACTGTGAGAAGACGCCCGGCCAGGCCTGTACCCTCTATCGAACCATTTACGATTATTCCAGGAAAAAAGGAGAGATCGCATGA
- a CDS encoding ATP-binding protein: MKKQHTYPFTAIVGQEQMKLALVLNIINPTLSGVLIRGEKGTAKSTAVRALADILPEIDVISAVPFNLAPDEDPDVIRECFAVSGETLPAEKTPAVEKHKVRVVELPVGATEDRVVGTLDLEHALKAGEKRIEPGLLAQAHRGILYVDEVNLLDDHVVDVLLDSAAMGVNTIEREGVSFAHPSRFTLVGTMNPEEGELRPQLLDRFGLCVHIEGITDPDERVEVMERRFAFEEDSEAFCRRWSGESEMLVERIRKARELYPSVSVSRENLMAIANYCLDVGVDGHRGDIIIMKTAKTLAAYDGRSLVEKEDIDRAAMLALPHRIRRQPLQDIVMDVGSVLKNKACERVSG, translated from the coding sequence ATGAAAAAACAGCACACCTATCCGTTTACCGCTATTGTCGGCCAGGAGCAGATGAAGCTGGCGCTCGTGCTCAATATCATCAATCCCACCCTTTCCGGGGTCCTGATCCGCGGCGAGAAAGGAACTGCAAAATCGACCGCCGTGCGTGCGCTTGCCGATATTCTTCCTGAAATCGACGTTATCAGCGCCGTTCCCTTCAATCTGGCTCCGGACGAAGATCCCGATGTTATCCGGGAATGTTTCGCTGTTTCGGGTGAAACGCTTCCAGCAGAAAAAACGCCTGCTGTTGAAAAGCATAAAGTAAGGGTTGTCGAACTCCCTGTCGGGGCGACGGAAGACCGTGTGGTCGGTACGCTCGATCTGGAGCACGCCCTGAAGGCCGGCGAAAAACGGATCGAGCCGGGCCTGCTTGCCCAGGCTCACCGCGGAATTCTTTATGTGGACGAGGTCAACCTGCTCGACGACCACGTTGTCGATGTGCTGCTGGATTCCGCCGCGATGGGGGTCAACACTATCGAGCGGGAGGGGGTTTCATTCGCTCATCCATCCCGTTTTACGCTTGTCGGCACCATGAACCCTGAAGAGGGGGAGCTCAGGCCGCAGCTGCTCGACCGTTTCGGCCTGTGCGTTCATATCGAAGGTATTACCGATCCGGATGAACGTGTCGAAGTCATGGAAAGGCGGTTCGCTTTCGAGGAGGATTCCGAAGCGTTCTGCCGCCGCTGGTCCGGGGAATCGGAGATGCTTGTCGAACGCATCAGAAAGGCCAGGGAACTCTACCCGTCAGTGAGCGTCAGCAGGGAGAACCTGATGGCGATTGCCAACTACTGTCTCGACGTCGGGGTCGACGGACACAGAGGCGATATCATCATTATGAAAACAGCCAAGACTCTTGCGGCTTATGACGGGAGATCTCTTGTAGAAAAAGAGGATATCGATCGGGCGGCCATGCTTGCCCTGCCGCATCGCATTCGTCGCCAGCCATTGCAGGATATCGTGATGGATGTCGGTTCGGTTCTGAAAAACAAGGCTTGTGAACGGGTCTCCGGATGA
- a CDS encoding TIM barrel protein: MRFLLNISTHPSDVELAGPDWQQAAALLDETGFDGFELYPVGGYEFSRIPAGLIGGVHLRFFVMLRQIWRNDIQGLLELFDSEENVRMYYGGTGRDAVVGCYRDQLELARAFGAPYVVFHPVHYELDYVFNWQPPWTWQETVDLTAEIINEVLQASRFDGWVLFENLWWPGNFRLDSTQEIDRLLERVDHERSGIVLDTAHVFNKNQDIRTEEEAVAYLLRQVDALGEYRRLIKAVHLCKSLSGEHVRAGMRAPDPFRGAKTFWDRFSLALDHVRNIDVHDAFDNGAIARLFDRISPEHVVFEFSFRSMEEWRSKIERQKRALGNVFYRGGAVRP, translated from the coding sequence ATGCGTTTTCTGCTCAACATCAGTACTCATCCGAGTGACGTCGAACTTGCCGGTCCCGATTGGCAGCAGGCTGCTGCATTGCTGGACGAAACGGGTTTTGACGGCTTCGAGCTTTATCCGGTCGGCGGGTATGAGTTCAGCCGCATTCCCGCAGGCCTGATCGGCGGTGTGCACCTTCGTTTTTTCGTGATGCTCCGCCAGATATGGCGGAACGACATTCAGGGCCTTCTCGAACTTTTCGATTCGGAAGAGAATGTCAGGATGTACTACGGCGGGACCGGGCGCGATGCCGTGGTGGGGTGTTACCGCGACCAGCTGGAGCTTGCCCGTGCTTTCGGGGCGCCGTACGTGGTGTTCCACCCGGTGCATTACGAGCTGGATTATGTATTCAACTGGCAGCCTCCGTGGACCTGGCAGGAAACCGTCGACCTTACGGCAGAAATTATCAACGAGGTGCTTCAGGCAAGCCGCTTCGACGGCTGGGTTCTGTTTGAAAATCTCTGGTGGCCCGGCAACTTCCGCCTCGACAGTACGCAGGAGATCGACCGGCTGCTCGAACGCGTCGACCATGAGCGTAGCGGCATCGTGCTCGATACCGCGCACGTTTTCAACAAGAATCAGGATATCAGGACGGAAGAGGAGGCTGTCGCCTATCTGCTCCGGCAGGTCGATGCACTTGGGGAGTACCGCAGGCTCATCAAGGCCGTCCATCTGTGCAAAAGCCTTTCCGGCGAGCATGTGAGGGCCGGAATGCGCGCTCCCGACCCTTTCCGGGGGGCAAAAACGTTCTGGGACCGGTTTTCGCTCGCCCTCGACCATGTTCGAAACATCGACGTTCACGACGCTTTCGACAACGGTGCTATCGCCCGACTCTTCGACCGGATAAGCCCGGAACACGTGGTGTTTGAATTTTCGTTCCGCAGCATGGAGGAGTGGCGGTCCAAAATTGAACGACAGAAACGCGCACTTGGAAACGTGTTTTATCGGGGAGGCGCAGTCCGGCCATGA